The following proteins come from a genomic window of Corallococcus sp. NCRR:
- a CDS encoding BamA/OMP85 family outer membrane protein codes for MADVRLLRFRSAVPLALAVLLTACATTSNQPTGPKVKSLDIEGTKQVDDGDIKDRILTSSTPWYAFWPFGKAHYFDTNAWQADLRRIERFYQAQGFYQAQVESNEVIPEGDKAVRLKVVVNEGAPTVIDRVETHGLESLGEGPDQPSQRERERVLEELPVRTGDVFREETWTATKELVLQRLKDLGYAEAEVGGEVRVDVATQKAVVDLQIAPGLRYRFGNIFIATDANPQVPPRRIIEQAQGAVIKGAFFSEAALAEAQARVFRMGVFGAVKVNRGAPDRQNATVPVVVDVRESPFHSLRLGGGIGVDAARQEARVLGEWTNRNFRGGLRRLTLRGRVGYAFIPNVLAALRNDEGSQEAPVFTFTTEFEQPRFLFRDVALQASITAEKGLQQAYSFYGGYLKTGVIWTPHPSFSVFPSYNLQLYRLTGQVNLEEGVPPITLGCVNTNAQGKCDQALSFLEVAFAWDRRDDRTEPRDGYYVGFSIQKGGGPFFGQYDYVRLLPDLRYYHSIGEKKELTLAVKVRAGTLDPAGGGQSSIVTRFFSGGATAMRGFNGQRLSPMTPLPPTYKKDDDGNVLLDANGNPILDSWDTVPVGGNSLFETAVELRYMLTDSLMLAIFYDSGLVGTEALFGKNSARLFGPEHYHAVGAGLRYLTVVGPIRLDLARRLNIGRGLPVSDPGYIYPSSGGCLGFGRKFDKASTSADAAYAGAPEGLCAVHISIGEAF; via the coding sequence GTGGCCGACGTCCGACTCCTCCGATTCCGCTCCGCCGTGCCCCTCGCGCTGGCCGTGCTGCTCACGGCGTGCGCCACCACCTCCAATCAGCCCACCGGTCCGAAGGTGAAGTCCCTGGACATCGAGGGGACGAAGCAGGTGGACGACGGGGACATCAAGGACCGCATCCTCACGTCCTCCACGCCCTGGTACGCGTTCTGGCCCTTCGGCAAGGCGCACTACTTCGACACCAACGCGTGGCAGGCGGACCTGCGCCGCATCGAGCGCTTCTACCAGGCGCAGGGCTTCTACCAGGCGCAGGTGGAGTCCAACGAGGTCATCCCCGAAGGCGACAAGGCCGTGCGCCTCAAGGTGGTGGTCAACGAGGGCGCGCCCACCGTCATCGACCGCGTCGAAACGCACGGCCTGGAGTCCCTGGGCGAAGGGCCGGACCAGCCCTCGCAGCGCGAGCGGGAGCGCGTCCTGGAGGAGCTGCCGGTCAGGACCGGCGACGTGTTCCGCGAGGAGACGTGGACGGCCACCAAGGAGCTGGTGCTCCAGCGGCTCAAGGACCTGGGGTACGCGGAGGCGGAGGTGGGCGGCGAGGTGCGCGTGGACGTGGCCACGCAGAAGGCCGTGGTGGACCTGCAGATCGCCCCGGGCCTGCGCTACCGCTTCGGCAACATCTTCATCGCCACGGACGCGAACCCGCAGGTGCCGCCCCGCCGCATCATCGAACAGGCGCAGGGCGCGGTCATCAAGGGCGCCTTCTTCAGCGAAGCGGCGCTGGCGGAGGCGCAGGCGCGCGTCTTCCGCATGGGCGTGTTCGGCGCGGTGAAGGTGAACCGGGGCGCGCCGGACCGGCAGAACGCCACGGTGCCGGTGGTGGTGGACGTGCGTGAGTCGCCCTTCCACTCGCTGCGGCTGGGCGGCGGTATCGGCGTGGACGCCGCGCGGCAGGAAGCCCGCGTGCTGGGGGAGTGGACCAACCGCAACTTCCGCGGCGGCCTGCGCAGGCTCACGCTGCGCGGGCGCGTGGGCTACGCGTTCATCCCCAACGTGCTGGCGGCCCTCCGGAACGATGAGGGCTCCCAGGAGGCCCCCGTCTTCACCTTCACCACGGAGTTCGAGCAGCCGCGCTTCCTCTTCCGAGACGTGGCCCTGCAGGCCTCCATCACCGCGGAGAAGGGCCTCCAGCAGGCCTATTCGTTCTACGGCGGCTACCTCAAGACGGGCGTCATCTGGACGCCCCACCCGTCCTTCTCCGTCTTCCCCTCGTACAACCTGCAGCTCTACCGGCTGACCGGGCAGGTGAACCTGGAGGAGGGCGTCCCGCCCATCACCCTCGGCTGCGTGAACACGAACGCCCAGGGCAAGTGCGACCAGGCGCTGAGCTTCCTGGAGGTGGCGTTCGCCTGGGACCGCCGGGACGACCGCACCGAGCCGCGCGACGGCTACTACGTGGGCTTCTCCATCCAGAAGGGCGGCGGCCCCTTCTTCGGGCAGTACGACTACGTCCGGCTGCTGCCGGACCTGCGCTACTACCACTCCATTGGCGAGAAGAAGGAGCTGACGCTCGCGGTGAAGGTGCGCGCGGGAACGCTGGACCCGGCGGGCGGCGGCCAGAGCTCCATCGTCACCCGCTTCTTCTCCGGCGGCGCCACCGCGATGCGCGGCTTCAACGGCCAGCGGCTGTCCCCCATGACGCCGCTCCCGCCGACCTACAAGAAGGACGACGACGGCAACGTCCTGCTGGACGCGAACGGCAACCCCATCCTGGATTCCTGGGACACCGTGCCCGTGGGCGGTAACAGCCTCTTCGAGACCGCCGTGGAGCTGCGCTACATGCTCACGGACAGCCTGATGCTCGCCATCTTCTATGACTCCGGCCTCGTAGGCACGGAGGCGCTGTTCGGCAAGAACTCCGCCAGGCTGTTCGGTCCCGAGCACTACCACGCGGTGGGCGCCGGCCTGCGCTACCTCACGGTGGTGGGCCCCATCCGACTGGACCTTGCCCGGCGCTTGAACATCGGGCGGGGATTGCCCGTCAGCGATCCCGGATACATCTATCCGTCCTCGGGTGGATGCCTGGGCTTCGGACGCAAGTTCGACAAGGCCTCGACGTCCGCGGATGCAGCGTACGCGGGCGCCCCGGAAGGGCTCTGCGCGGTCCATATCTCCATCGGAGAGGCGTTTTGA